TGGCCAACCGTGAAAAGGAAATCCAGTTGATTAAGGCCCGCGAGGCTGCCGAAAAGGAAGCCATCGATATCAAGGTGGCTGCTGAAGCCGAGAAACAGGCCGCGCTCGACAAGGCAGAGGCGGCTGTCACCGAGGCCAAGGCTAGTGCCGAGCGTATCCGCATCGTGGCGGAGGCCGACCAGAAGCGTTTCGAGGTCGAAGCCTACGGCGAGAAGGCGATCAACGAAGCCAAGAATCTGCTGAGCCAGGAGATCATCAACTTCGAGATCCGCAAGATCCTTGCCCAGGTCGCACCTCAGATTATCGAGGCCAGCGTCAAGCCGATGGAAAAGATCGACAGCATCAAGATCGTCTCGACCAACGGCTTTGCCGTACCGGGTTCGAATGGCAGCAGCAACGGCTCCAACGGCGGCTCTTTGGCTCCGGCCAGCTCCGGTGGCATGCCGAATCAGTTGATGGAGTCCCTGCTCGCTTACCGGATGAACTCGCCCATCGTGGACAAGCTCCTGCACGAGCTCGGCATCGATCCGTCCCGCCCAGGTGGCCTGGCTGATGATCTGGCCGACGCGCTTGATAGCGGCAAGAGCGATCCGGAGAAGTCCTGATCTGTACCGTAAGCTAAACTTCCTGCGGGGCGTCGTTGGGCGCCCCGTTTTTTTGGCTGGTACTCTCCGGGATGAAAAAGCCCTCCGGGTTCGGGAGGGCTGGAAAGAATTGGTGGAGCCGATCGGGATCGAACCGACGACCTCGTCATTGCGAACGACGCGCTCTTCCAACTGAGCTACGGCCCCACGCCTTGAAAAATTAGCTATGAGCTTTGTCTGCCAGCAGGTCAAGGCAAAGCGCAGGCGTCGTCAGCCATTTTAAATAAGGGAAGCTTACTGTTCTTTTCTGGATGGGCACTGATGCTGGGCCCGAATGATGCCAATGTTCGATGTTGAATGGGTGGGGGACTTGTGGCAGGTGTAGGCATTTCCGACCTGCCATCCGGGAGGCCTCTTATATCTTTGGGTCGTAAAATAAGGGCTGGTGGTAACGTATGACAGGCAGCGTGTTATTTAGGGCGGTGCCGCCGGGGAGCCAGATAAGGGCTTGTCATGGCCGGAGGTTTCCCGCATACCGGGCCGGATAGACATATCAATATCATGGAAAAAACCCTGATCATTCTCAAACCTGACTGCATGGAGCGTAAGCTCTGGGGCGCCGTTCTGGATCGCTTCGCCAAGGTGAACCTTGGCATTGTCGCCTGTAAGATGATAGAGCTGACCGAAGATCAGCTGCGTGAGCATTATTCGCATATCTCGGATAAGCCGTTCTTCCCGCGGATTGCTGAGTTCATGGGCTCTCGACCGGTGCTCGTTATGGTCTTCAAGGGGCCGAACTGCATCAAGCGTGTGCGTTCGATCCTCGGGCCGACGGACTCGGTCGAGGCTCCGGCTGGCACGATTCGTGGCGACATGGGCGCGGACAAGATGAAGAATCTGGTTCACGCCTCGGATAGCGTCGAGTCGGCTGAAGCCGAAATCCAGTGCTTCTTCCCCAACGAGAAGCTCTTCGACGACTAGCCCGACTCAGAGTCCCTCTCACACTCAGTCATTTTTCACAGACCGGCTCCGCATCCTGCGGTGCCGGTCTGTTTTTTTAGATTTTCC
This genomic interval from Ruficoccus sp. ZRK36 contains the following:
- the ndk gene encoding nucleoside-diphosphate kinase is translated as MEKTLIILKPDCMERKLWGAVLDRFAKVNLGIVACKMIELTEDQLREHYSHISDKPFFPRIAEFMGSRPVLVMVFKGPNCIKRVRSILGPTDSVEAPAGTIRGDMGADKMKNLVHASDSVESAEAEIQCFFPNEKLFDD